From the genome of Leptolyngbyaceae cyanobacterium:
CCAATAATCAGTAATGCCATATAATCAATCGATCTGCTATTAAATCTATTCTCAAAATCCTCGGTTTTTTGCAAATCGTCCAATTTCCAAAACCAATCTACAATCTGACTAAATCCCTTTTCAAACCTCGGCGACCATTCAGGTGAGCTTTTTCCTGCTTTAGATATAAAAATACTATTAGATGCTGCCTCTTCAAACTCTACAAAGCAAAATGACTTTTTGATCGAATCTCCCACTACTAAATCAGCACTAAAATCTCCAAATAAATCGTATTCAAAGGCTATGCGATCGAATCTATTAATCTTAGGATGGTAAGAACCCACAAACGCAGATAAATGATGGCGTTTTCTAAAAAAAGGTAGGATGTCATCCCGTTCAGATAAACCTCGCTTACTTCCTAGTAATTGCTTTAATTCTGCCAGTTCAGCGCGACAAATACTGGGATTGAAATCTAGCTGAAGAAAACTTTTCATTGTCTATAAATATTTAGTTTTGATGAGTAGCAAATAATTCTAACCTGTCCTGCATCACTATATCTATAATTTCAATCCGATCGGGAACTATCCATTTAAAGATAACTCTAAAAGTAGAATTCACCCTTAATAAATAAAGGTGTTCATCTGATTTATCTGGGTGAAAACTTTTAAGATTATTATGTTCTTTCAATTCTGCTTCTATACCAAAAGTTTCGAGGCGATGTATAGCCTGCAATACATTATCTTTCTCTTCAGAAGATAGTGTATCTAAAGCAACTTTTGCCCGTTGGGTAAATAGGATATTATATAGAGTATTTTGCATGGCAGTAAGCAGCATAATTAACTGCTATTTAATAGTAATATATACTATAATACCATAAATGATAAAATATATAGATATTAAAATCAGCCATTCCAACCAATTAAACGGCTATGGTACAACAAATTCCCGCCGAAACTACCCCAGAAATCGTTTACCCAGACAGCGACGGACAACCAATGTCAGATAATACTAAACAATTTCGCTGGATTGTTATTATCAAAGAAAATCTCGAAATTTTGTTTGCCAACAATGATGATGTCTTTGTCGCTGGAGATCTCCTTTGGTATCCCGTTCAAGGAAATAATACCATTCGCCAAGCACCCGATGCAATGGTAGTCTTTAGTAGACCAAAAGGCGATCGAGGTTCCTACAGACAATGGTCAGAAAATAATATTCCCCCGCAAGTCGTTTTTGAAATTCTCTCCCCAGGTAATCGCACTGGAAAAATGTTGCAAAAAGCGATATTTTATCAACACTATAGAGTGGAAGAATTTTATATTTACGATCCTGATGATATAGAATTAACTGGCTTTATCCGTTCTGACGATTTACTAGCACCAATTGAACAAATGAACGGTTGGGTAAGTCCTCGTTTAGGCATTCGATTTGAACTAAAAGAAGATACTCTAGAAATTTATCGTCCGGATGGACAAAAGTTTCTCACTCCGGTTGAATTGGATAGACTTAGAGAAGAGGAAAAGCAAAGGGCAGAACGGGAGAGAGAAAGGGCAGAAAATGCAATAGCCCAACTCGAACAAGAAAGAAATCTCCGCGAACAAGAACAACAACGCTATCAAGCTTTGATAGACAAATTGCGAAAAAAAGGAATTGACCCAGAAGAATTTTGAAAAACATTTAGCTAACATCAGTCACACAATCCTCTAATCTAGTAAAATAGCAATTTCCACCTTTTCTCTAGTCACTACTCCCTAAAGGAGATATAACGCAAATGTCTCTCAAAATCATCGAAAATTTTGATAGCAGTTTCACCCTTGAGCCAGAAGCGAAAGAAACTCTATTTGCTTTACTAAAAAATGACGCCTTTCTCCAGCAAGTTGCCGAACAAGTAAAATGCCAACAAGTTGAATTTACCGAACTACTATTTCAACCAGTACCTTACAGTATCGCCACCCCCAAAGGAATGCCAAGGGAATTCGAGCCATATTACGAATCACCGGATCACGGTATTATTAACGTTCCCCCTAATTTCATGTTCAAAGCCAAGATTTTTAAACCCAGTCGCCTCTGTGCTATTTATCGCAAAATCGCATCATAAAATATCTCAATTAAACCAATGACAACTCAAACAGATATTACATCTCTCGCCAGTTTAGAAGATATCCCATATTTAGATGAAGCTGGCAAATTACCAGAAAATTTTCCAGGGAAAATCGGCGTATATGCTATTTTCGACCAATCCAAAAATCTGCAATTTGTCGGCTATTCTCGCGACGTTTATCTCAGCCTCAAGCAGCACCTAGCTCGTCAGCCCCAAAATTGCTACTGGCTGAAAGTGCAAACAATTGATAAACCTAATCGGACAATCTTAGAAAATACTATGAATGCTTGGATTGCCGAAAATGGCACTACTCCATCTGGGAATGGTGCTGAGAAAGTTAAATGGACAGAATCCATTGATGTCAAACCACTAATGACGGATGAAGAAAAGGCAAATTACGAACAAGCTTGGGGAGAAGAACTAGCTCAATCAAAAATTCTCAAAAATGTCGCCCGTCGTGTAGAAACAGAAGTTTTAGCAGCCTTAAAATCTCGCGGTTGCCAAGAAGAAATTCGCTTTAATCCCAAATTGAAAGATAGCGGTTTGCTCGATTTGAAGTGAAGATAATTATGGAGCGCTAAATTAGATATTGCCAAAAAATAATGTAGAGACGTTCCATGAAACGTCTCTACATTATTTACAGGTATTGCATACCTAACTTTATCTGCGATTCTCAATAAAAATAGCCTAAATCAAAACCCCATCATGTCCCTCAAACTTTTAAATAATCGCTACCAACCAATACAATCGATCGCAAATGGCGGATTTGGCCAAACCTTTTTAGCAGAAGACATTCACCTACCTTCTCGTCGTCGTTGTTTAATCAAGCAACTCAAACCAATTAGTAATAATCCGCCAACTTTCCAGCTAATTCAACAGCGTTTTGGGCGAGAAGCCGCTATCTTAGAAAAATTAGGCAATTCCCATCACCAAATTCCCGATTTATATGCTTATTTTGAAGAAGCCGGACAATTTTATTTAATTCAAGAATGGATTGAAGGTCAAACTTTAACAGAAAAACTCCAAAGAGAAGTAAGATTAAACGATATTACCGTCCGAGATATTTTAGTAAATATTTTACCTGTTCTTGATTATATCCACAACCAAAACATCATTCATCGAGATATTAAACCTGACAATATAATTATCCGCCAGCGAGATAACAAACCAGTTTTAATTGACTTCGGCGCAGTCAAAGAAACCATGACTACTGTGGTAAATACACCGGGAAATCTTAACCAATCAATGATAATTGGTACGCCTGGTTTTATGCCGTCGGAACAAGCAACTGGTAAACCAATTTATTCTAGTGATTTGTATAGTTTAGGGCTAACGGCTATCTATTTACTTACCGGAAAATTGCCTCAAGAATTACAGGTAGATTCCCAAACAGGTGAATTAATTTGGCATCAATATGCCCAAAATATTAATCATAATTTAGTAGCAGTGTTAGATCGGGCCATTCGATCGCATCCACGCGATCGCTTTTCCACCGCCAGACAAATGCTAGACGCCTTACAAACCTCTCCCACACCCCATTCCGCCGTTCCCCTCTCCCAACAAGCAACCGTTGCGGTATCTCCCGGAGGCTCATCTACCCAAGCAGTACAAGTCCCTTCCCACAATCCCCGCGACTGGAAAAAAGCCGCTGCGATCGCAGGTGGTATCATTGGCGCATCTCTGATCGTTGGTTTCGCACTAGCTTATCAGCATCAGCAATCCCCAAAACCCTCAGCAGAAAACCCAACCACCACTTCCCCTAACACTCCTGCTGCTTCTGTCCCTCCTGCTGTTTCTACCCCTCCTGCTGCGTCTATCCCTTCCACCACCGAACCTCAAACTACATCCCCACAACCAATACCAAGAGAAACCCAACAAGCGCCTTCTCCCAGACTTCCCAATCGCCAATCCGTACCGGGGTTTCCCGTTGGTACACCAGAAAATGATATCCGCGACGCCTTGGGTAATCCCACCAAAGTCACCAAAGGTGTATGGAAAGATACTCGCGCCGTACTGTATGAGGATTTCATACCCGGAGAAGTTAGCTTAGGCTATTTATTCGATCGCGAAACGGGTATTTTACGCCAAACCGAAGCATCATTTGCTCCTTCGGTAGACTCAGAAGAAATATTTAAAACGATCAATCAAATGTTAGGCGGTACAGCTTCGCGAGAAATCAAACTCCAATTTGAAAAAGTTTATCAACGCCAATCTAACCGATACAGATTTGCAGTTGGTTCCTTGAAAGGAATGATTGAACGAAACAATAAAGACCGCATTTACATCGGTATTTGGGACGCGGATTTACATTAAATAATAATAGTAATAATTATAACATAAAATAATTTAGTAAAATCCTATTAAAATTTGGTATTGGTAGGTTGGGTTGAGGAACGAAACCCAACAAATACTGTTTTGAGTTTTGTGTTGGGTTTCGTTATCGTATGTGCTACCCACAGGCTACGCCTAAAACCCAATCTACAATTTCTGAATTTTATATTTTTATCAAAATCATGAATTCTCAAGTTAATCT
Proteins encoded in this window:
- a CDS encoding protein kinase encodes the protein MSLKLLNNRYQPIQSIANGGFGQTFLAEDIHLPSRRRCLIKQLKPISNNPPTFQLIQQRFGREAAILEKLGNSHHQIPDLYAYFEEAGQFYLIQEWIEGQTLTEKLQREVRLNDITVRDILVNILPVLDYIHNQNIIHRDIKPDNIIIRQRDNKPVLIDFGAVKETMTTVVNTPGNLNQSMIIGTPGFMPSEQATGKPIYSSDLYSLGLTAIYLLTGKLPQELQVDSQTGELIWHQYAQNINHNLVAVLDRAIRSHPRDRFSTARQMLDALQTSPTPHSAVPLSQQATVAVSPGGSSTQAVQVPSHNPRDWKKAAAIAGGIIGASLIVGFALAYQHQQSPKPSAENPTTTSPNTPAASVPPAVSTPPAASIPSTTEPQTTSPQPIPRETQQAPSPRLPNRQSVPGFPVGTPENDIRDALGNPTKVTKGVWKDTRAVLYEDFIPGEVSLGYLFDRETGILRQTEASFAPSVDSEEIFKTINQMLGGTASREIKLQFEKVYQRQSNRYRFAVGSLKGMIERNNKDRIYIGIWDADLH
- a CDS encoding Uma2 family endonuclease, which codes for MVQQIPAETTPEIVYPDSDGQPMSDNTKQFRWIVIIKENLEILFANNDDVFVAGDLLWYPVQGNNTIRQAPDAMVVFSRPKGDRGSYRQWSENNIPPQVVFEILSPGNRTGKMLQKAIFYQHYRVEEFYIYDPDDIELTGFIRSDDLLAPIEQMNGWVSPRLGIRFELKEDTLEIYRPDGQKFLTPVELDRLREEEKQRAERERERAENAIAQLEQERNLREQEQQRYQALIDKLRKKGIDPEEF
- a CDS encoding Shedu immune nuclease family protein, whose product is MKSFLQLDFNPSICRAELAELKQLLGSKRGLSERDDILPFFRKRHHLSAFVGSYHPKINRFDRIAFEYDLFGDFSADLVVGDSIKKSFCFVEFEEAASNSIFISKAGKSSPEWSPRFEKGFSQIVDWFWKLDDLQKTEDFENRFNSRSIDYMALLIIGRNEDLQPRERKRLAWRQQNLLVSSKHIYCLTFDELYDDLSFCLDKYLLAPRVDE
- a CDS encoding GIY-YIG nuclease family protein, with the translated sequence MTTQTDITSLASLEDIPYLDEAGKLPENFPGKIGVYAIFDQSKNLQFVGYSRDVYLSLKQHLARQPQNCYWLKVQTIDKPNRTILENTMNAWIAENGTTPSGNGAEKVKWTESIDVKPLMTDEEKANYEQAWGEELAQSKILKNVARRVETEVLAALKSRGCQEEIRFNPKLKDSGLLDLK